The DNA segment ATACTCAACGGTCCTAAAAAAATCACCACCGCCATCAAACGTGGCTAATAAGTGACGGTCGAGACTCTCTCACTGCCGATTATCGAGGGCGCCCTGACAACAACAGTTGTGGGGCGTCCCGCTTTTGGCGCCAACGAATTACATGCTCAAATCGATTCAACCAACACAAGAGCAGCCCAGTTAGCCAGAGATGGTGCAGCAGAAGGCACACTTATTTTGGCCCGACAACAAACAGCTGGTAGAGGCAGACAGGGGCGCGCCTGGTCCTCGCCCCCCGATGCTGGAATTGCCCTGTCAGTCTTACTTAGACCGCAAATACCACTGTCGAGATTACCGCTCATTACACTGGCCACCGGTGTGGCTTGTGCCAGCGCCATAGAAGAAACCTGCGGCATAAAGTTGGGGCTCAAATGGGTGAACGATCTTACTTATGGCGGTAAAAAAGTTGGTGGCATCCTCGCTGAAATGCCTGGTCAAGCCCTTGTCATCGGACTTGGCATCAACATAAGGTTGGATCTAGAGAGTCTGCCAGAGGACCTCAAAGCCAAAGTGGAGTGGCTAGAAAACATAACCGGAACTCCCGTCAGTCCTAACTTGATAGTAATTGCCCTTGCCCGTAAACTGGAAGACGAATACAACGCATTAAAAAACGGGCAGGACCAGGAAATAATCGAACGCTGGAAAAGTTACTCAATAACGATAGGCAAAGAAATCATTGCCCAGACCGCCCTCAAAGAAATAAGGGGGCGGGCAGTTGATCTCACCGCTAGTGGTGCCTTGATAGTTGAGAGTGCAGATGGCACTCGTACAGAGCTTACAGCAGGAGAAATCACTATCCGTATGGCTGACGGAAGTTACTGCTAGTGATCTTTTGCACTTACTGGTTTCTTCTTGCAATAGTTATCTTCTTACCACTTTATTGGCTGATCAAAAAACCGCAGTTGCGGCTTTTTTTATTACTGGTATTTTCTGCCATATTTCATACACACTTTGCCGGACCAGCAGGTGTGATACCAATTGTGGTGCTAGCACTAATCACATACCTGATTGGACTGGCGGCCCACGCCCTCAAAGCAAATAGACTGGCAGGCTGGCTCTGTATCTCCGGTATGGTGATAGTGGCAGCCGCTTTGATTTTTTATAAGTACAGCTTTTTTATACTCAATGACGTCATGGCACTGGTTAACAAGCCACTGGCAGATTACTTTGCCAGCCAGGTCCAGGCCGGTATGCCAGCGGCACCACCTCTAGCTATAAGCTTTTTTGCTTTTGAGTTTATCCACTATCTCTTTGAAGTGCGCCGAGGTAGCCCACCGATAAAAGCGCCTCACGAGTTTGCAATTTTTGCCATATTCTTCCCATCTTTGGTAGCTGGACCAATTAAACGCTATCAGGATTTTATCCCTTCACTAAAACTGGGACTGGCACAAACAAGCTCTATTGCCATAGCGCAGGGACTATTGCGGCTCAGTCTGGGATTTTTTAAAAAGCTCGTTATTGCCGACAATCTCAATCAATACATCCTGGCTAAACAACCATTTTTTGATGTGATGGATGTACCTGAGCGCTGGCTCTTTCTTATGGCTTTGACTTTTCGTATTTACTATGATTTTTGTGGTTACACTGATATTGCTCT comes from the Candidatus Obscuribacter sp. genome and includes:
- a CDS encoding biotin--[acetyl-CoA-carboxylase] ligase: MTVETLSLPIIEGALTTTVVGRPAFGANELHAQIDSTNTRAAQLARDGAAEGTLILARQQTAGRGRQGRAWSSPPDAGIALSVLLRPQIPLSRLPLITLATGVACASAIEETCGIKLGLKWVNDLTYGGKKVGGILAEMPGQALVIGLGINIRLDLESLPEDLKAKVEWLENITGTPVSPNLIVIALARKLEDEYNALKNGQDQEIIERWKSYSITIGKEIIAQTALKEIRGRAVDLTASGALIVESADGTRTELTAGEITIRMADGSYC
- a CDS encoding MBOAT family protein, yielding MVLALITYLIGLAAHALKANRLAGWLCISGMVIVAAALIFYKYSFFILNDVMALVNKPLADYFASQVQAGMPAAPPLAISFFAFEFIHYLFEVRRGSPPIKAPHEFAIFAIFFPSLVAGPIKRYQDFIPSLKLGLAQTSSIAIAQGLLRLSLGFFKKLVIADNLNQYILAKQPFFDVMDVPERWLFLMALTFRIYYDFCGYTDIALGLAMTMGIKLPQNFRAPYKASNIRDFWQRWHMSLSFWIRDYIYIPLGGSKHGALRRVINGLVAFALCGLWHGASYNYLLWGLYHGSALAINNYYRQLVWLKPLAGFFDRYPRASQAATFLFVASGWLLFFYPAARAWQMWLLLFGIKGVAGD